From the genome of Brevibacterium sp. JSBI002, one region includes:
- a CDS encoding phosphotransferase, which translates to MTEQAATKWGATLHIPDAVTIDGQDWTVRRAWPAGDGRIAWEASLPGQGIRVGYLEQHGVTVLDADRDPKLPGLSRLLADGGRLVSHRPGKRAVVCLPDGSFAKCVREGKASGVIAGQRRAVGFLPGFTLPQVLSSDSSTVVLSVVPGVELHDPARLGADWSRAWAESLDAWAQAESYPTNTVTAAATDLATPMPFHRAAEEFEVLRTWRERARPLLETARNGRGETLLAEVDELIAEVTVALDDGAASPRDGMIGLIHRDLHDKQIMWDPVSGPGLLDVDTACRGERALDLGNLRAHARWRIEQGLWTSAEAAVVIDEIARVASAVGIDPARVSAYEQATLIRLACVYAFRPAWSNRIGWLLAAAR; encoded by the coding sequence GTGACGGAACAGGCTGCGACGAAGTGGGGCGCGACCCTGCATATCCCCGACGCGGTCACGATCGACGGACAGGACTGGACGGTGCGCCGAGCCTGGCCGGCAGGAGACGGCCGTATCGCGTGGGAGGCTTCTCTTCCTGGCCAGGGGATCCGGGTCGGCTATCTCGAGCAACACGGGGTGACGGTCCTCGACGCTGACCGTGACCCGAAGCTGCCGGGACTCTCCAGGCTGCTCGCAGACGGAGGCCGACTGGTCTCCCACCGTCCGGGCAAACGCGCCGTCGTCTGTCTGCCCGACGGCAGCTTCGCCAAATGCGTGCGCGAAGGAAAGGCTTCCGGCGTCATCGCGGGACAGCGTCGAGCGGTAGGGTTCCTTCCCGGTTTCACCCTCCCGCAGGTGCTCAGTTCGGATTCTTCGACCGTCGTGCTCAGCGTGGTGCCCGGAGTCGAACTCCACGATCCTGCGAGGCTCGGCGCGGATTGGTCACGCGCCTGGGCCGAGTCCCTCGACGCCTGGGCTCAGGCAGAGTCATATCCGACCAATACCGTGACAGCGGCTGCGACGGATTTGGCGACCCCGATGCCGTTTCATCGGGCCGCGGAGGAGTTCGAGGTGCTCCGAACATGGCGTGAGCGCGCCCGTCCCCTGCTCGAGACCGCGCGGAATGGGCGGGGGGAGACTCTGCTCGCCGAGGTGGACGAACTCATCGCAGAGGTCACGGTCGCACTCGACGACGGGGCCGCTTCGCCGAGGGACGGAATGATCGGGCTCATCCACCGGGACCTGCACGACAAGCAGATCATGTGGGATCCGGTCTCCGGACCGGGGCTGCTCGACGTCGATACGGCGTGCCGGGGCGAACGGGCGCTCGATCTCGGCAACCTGCGCGCGCATGCCCGGTGGCGTATCGAGCAGGGACTGTGGACCTCCGCCGAGGCGGCCGTGGTCATCGATGAGATCGCCCGGGTCGCCTCGGCGGTGGGGATCGACCCGGCCAGGGTCAGCGCATACGAACAGGCCACCCTCATTCGGCTCGCCTGTGTCTATGCTTTCCGGCCCGCTTGGAGCAACCGGATCGGGTGGCTGCTCGCTGCGGCGCGGTGA
- a CDS encoding ABC transporter ATP-binding protein encodes MSGKKLTASALKRTLRIIRPHLRRHTWLIIGGMAALLADVVFRILEPWPIKIAVDAVTAALGAQIAPTFGLDAGVGTTLAVVAIGLAVIVGGRAAANYASTICFALVGARVATQLRSRVFDHVQSLSLRYHSKASIGDTSQRLVGDIGRLQEVAVTAGLPLVGNVITLAVLLVVMVVLDPVLSAIVLVTAAVYGLLSKVATPKITKASRSTRKGEGRLVGSAAEALGAIRVVQAYGLEKTVARDFADGNERALRAGVRARRLAAGLERSTDVLVGISQALVLAFGGWQVLRGAMSPGDLVLFLLYLKIAMKPLRDMAKYTGRIARAAASGERIADLLDEPVEIADAPDAVSMGPVCGDVVFNRITSADGHGRPLFDELDLLIPAGQKVGILGASGAGKSTLMSYLLRLSQPDSGSIYLDGYDTHNVTRASLRQNVSVLLQESVLFAASVRENIRYGRLDATDAEVVAAARAARADEFIRSLPDGYDTSLGNRGDTLSGGQRQRLAIARALVRDAPVVVFDEATTGLDPQTRAEVADSVSALTQGRTSIVISHDVAMIRGLDRVVWLEDGRIVEDGAPSELAAAADSRFARWIRSQADEADSVPGRTAEAAPAASETPVVADPRPTEPPTVGSVPNYAGASS; translated from the coding sequence ATGAGCGGCAAGAAGCTCACGGCCTCTGCGCTGAAGCGGACCCTGCGCATCATCCGCCCGCACCTGCGCCGGCACACGTGGCTGATCATCGGCGGGATGGCCGCGCTGCTGGCCGATGTCGTCTTCCGCATCCTCGAACCGTGGCCGATCAAGATCGCCGTCGACGCCGTCACCGCGGCCCTGGGCGCCCAGATCGCCCCGACCTTCGGCCTTGACGCCGGAGTCGGCACAACGCTCGCGGTCGTGGCCATCGGCCTGGCCGTCATCGTCGGCGGACGGGCAGCGGCGAACTACGCCTCGACGATCTGCTTCGCCCTCGTCGGCGCCCGCGTGGCCACCCAGCTGCGCTCACGGGTGTTCGATCACGTCCAATCCCTGTCGCTGCGCTACCACTCGAAAGCCTCGATCGGTGACACCTCACAACGGCTCGTCGGTGACATCGGACGGCTGCAGGAAGTCGCCGTCACCGCAGGGCTGCCCCTGGTCGGCAATGTCATCACGCTCGCCGTCCTGCTCGTCGTCATGGTCGTCCTCGACCCGGTGCTCAGCGCCATCGTGCTCGTCACGGCTGCGGTCTACGGACTGCTGTCGAAGGTGGCGACCCCGAAGATCACGAAGGCCTCCCGGTCCACCCGCAAGGGCGAGGGCCGACTGGTCGGATCCGCGGCCGAGGCGCTCGGAGCCATCCGCGTCGTCCAGGCCTACGGACTCGAGAAGACCGTCGCCCGCGATTTCGCCGACGGCAACGAACGCGCACTCAGAGCCGGGGTGCGGGCACGCCGTCTGGCCGCCGGGCTCGAGCGCTCCACGGATGTTCTCGTCGGCATCTCGCAGGCTCTCGTTCTCGCCTTCGGAGGGTGGCAGGTGCTGCGCGGAGCGATGTCCCCCGGCGACCTCGTCCTCTTCCTCCTCTACCTCAAGATCGCGATGAAACCGCTGCGGGACATGGCCAAATACACCGGCCGCATCGCCCGCGCGGCCGCCTCGGGGGAGAGGATCGCCGACCTCCTCGACGAACCCGTCGAGATCGCCGACGCCCCCGACGCCGTGTCCATGGGCCCGGTCTGCGGCGACGTCGTCTTCAACCGCATCACCTCGGCCGACGGGCACGGCAGGCCACTGTTCGACGAACTAGACCTGCTCATTCCGGCCGGACAGAAGGTCGGCATCCTCGGTGCCTCCGGAGCCGGAAAATCGACCCTGATGAGTTACCTGCTGAGGCTGTCGCAGCCGGACTCCGGGTCGATCTACCTTGACGGCTACGACACCCACAACGTCACCCGTGCCTCCCTACGGCAGAACGTGTCCGTCCTCCTCCAAGAGTCCGTGCTCTTCGCCGCGAGCGTGCGCGAGAACATCCGCTACGGCAGGCTCGACGCCACCGACGCCGAGGTGGTCGCCGCCGCCCGCGCTGCCCGTGCCGACGAGTTCATCCGCTCCCTTCCCGACGGCTACGACACCTCGCTCGGCAACCGCGGGGACACTCTCTCCGGCGGGCAGCGGCAGCGCCTGGCCATCGCTCGGGCGCTTGTCCGCGACGCCCCGGTCGTCGTCTTCGACGAAGCGACGACCGGACTCGATCCACAGACCCGCGCCGAGGTGGCCGACTCAGTGTCCGCGCTGACACAGGGTCGGACAAGCATCGTCATCAGCCACGACGTGGCGATGATCCGCGGACTCGACCGCGTGGTGTGGCTCGAGGATGGTCGGATCGTCGAGGACGGTGCGCCGAGCGAGCTGGCCGCTGCCGCGGACTCGCGCTTCGCCCGGTGGATCCGTTCGCAGGCCGACGAAGCCGATAGCGTGCCGGGGCGAACGGCGGAAGCGGCGCCAGCTGCGTCCGAGACGCCTGTCGTCGCAGATCCCCGTCCGACAGAGCCGCCCACCGTCGGCAGCGTGCCGAACTATGCAGGAGCCTCATCATGA
- a CDS encoding phosphotransferase → MAAHAAAEPAGRVRRRTWDCTRSPWWGTGDLSDHPDPNVAEEVGVIIAELHRSGVPDNVGGPAGEVGASAEADRALGSPLDQLETISRSLVRLLPEREADISGLLAELSGRLGPSRGFGPSRGFEPDRELREIHGDLSPDQVLLANSECRIIDLDRSGWGPIGMDLGRWIAACRFDPRVHQLERPFIAGYRSSGGEETDLGAWTAWAMLVAGLEPWRSCSVTWRDETMRIIDLAGSALREDSPTMGVAP, encoded by the coding sequence TTGGCAGCGCACGCAGCTGCCGAGCCTGCCGGTCGAGTTCGTCGGCGGACGTGGGACTGCACTCGTTCGCCGTGGTGGGGGACCGGTGACCTGAGCGATCACCCGGATCCGAACGTCGCTGAAGAGGTCGGCGTGATCATCGCCGAACTGCACAGAAGCGGTGTGCCTGACAACGTCGGCGGCCCGGCAGGCGAGGTGGGCGCTTCGGCGGAGGCGGACCGCGCGCTCGGCTCTCCGCTCGACCAACTCGAGACCATCAGCCGGTCGCTGGTTCGTCTGCTCCCGGAACGAGAGGCTGACATCTCCGGACTCCTCGCCGAACTGAGCGGCCGCCTCGGGCCTAGCCGGGGATTCGGGCCGAGCCGGGGATTCGAACCGGACAGGGAACTGCGGGAGATCCACGGGGACCTCAGCCCTGACCAGGTGCTTCTGGCGAATTCCGAGTGCCGGATCATCGATCTGGACCGGTCAGGGTGGGGACCGATCGGGATGGACCTGGGGCGGTGGATCGCTGCCTGCCGCTTCGATCCCCGGGTGCACCAACTAGAGCGACCTTTCATCGCTGGTTATCGTTCCTCCGGCGGCGAGGAGACCGACCTCGGCGCCTGGACGGCGTGGGCGATGCTCGTGGCCGGACTCGAACCCTGGCGCAGCTGCTCCGTGACTTGGAGGGACGAGACGATGCGGATCATCGACCTCGCGGGCTCCGCACTGCGTGAGGACTCCCCGACGATGGGGGTCGCACCATGA
- the mgrA gene encoding L-glyceraldehyde 3-phosphate reductase, with protein MYLAAENRYDSMTFRPVGRSGLVLPALSLGLWHNFGDDVAFQNQRDIVRRAFDMGITHFDLANNYGPPPGSAETNFGRLLREDLHPYRDELIISTKAGWNMHPGPYGGPGGSRKYLLASLDASLRRLGLDYVDIFYSHRPDASTPLEETIGALDTAVRSGRALYAGISSYSAADTARASQIARDLGTPLLIHQPSYSMFNRWIEDDGLLETTNDEGLGVICFSPLAQGLLTDKYLGGVPDDSRAGKSKPSFKDGFLSADNLARIRSLNDIASARGQSLAQLALAWALRDERVSSLVIGASRVEQLEHNVAALDAAPLSDEELAAIDEFAVDSGVDIWGDARRSTAE; from the coding sequence GTGTACCTAGCCGCCGAGAACCGCTACGACTCGATGACCTTCCGCCCCGTCGGCCGATCCGGGCTCGTCCTGCCTGCGTTGTCACTGGGACTGTGGCATAACTTCGGCGACGATGTCGCCTTCCAGAACCAGCGCGATATCGTTCGTCGCGCCTTCGACATGGGCATCACGCACTTCGACCTGGCGAACAACTACGGTCCTCCCCCAGGATCGGCGGAGACGAATTTCGGTCGGCTGCTGCGCGAAGACCTCCACCCCTACCGCGATGAGCTCATCATCTCGACGAAGGCCGGCTGGAACATGCACCCCGGCCCGTACGGCGGCCCCGGCGGCAGTCGCAAATACCTCCTGGCCAGCCTCGATGCGTCACTGCGCCGACTCGGCCTCGACTATGTCGACATCTTCTACTCACACCGCCCCGATGCCTCGACGCCGCTCGAGGAGACCATCGGCGCACTCGACACCGCAGTGCGCTCCGGTCGCGCGCTCTACGCCGGGATCTCCTCATACTCCGCCGCCGATACGGCCCGGGCCTCGCAGATCGCCCGCGACCTGGGCACTCCCCTGCTCATCCACCAACCGTCGTACTCGATGTTCAACCGGTGGATCGAAGACGACGGGCTGCTCGAGACCACGAACGACGAAGGACTCGGCGTCATCTGCTTCTCCCCGCTGGCGCAGGGCCTGCTCACGGACAAGTACCTCGGTGGGGTTCCCGACGATTCGCGCGCAGGCAAGTCGAAGCCGTCGTTCAAGGACGGGTTCCTAAGCGCAGACAACCTCGCCCGGATTCGGTCGCTGAACGACATCGCTTCTGCCCGCGGTCAGTCCCTGGCGCAGCTGGCTCTGGCCTGGGCGCTGCGCGATGAGCGGGTGTCCTCGCTGGTCATCGGGGCCAGCCGCGTCGAACAGCTCGAGCACAATGTCGCGGCTCTCGACGCGGCGCCGTTGAGCGATGAAGAGCTCGCGGCAATCGACGAGTTCGCCGTCGACTCCGGTGTCGATATCTGGGGAGACGCACGCCGCAGCACCGCGGAGTGA
- a CDS encoding glycosyltransferase family 4 protein, with protein MLSEQTSTNSTPATPTPHPPATPTAPTERHPGRRAYVLKMYPRFSETFIVSEILAREAAGEDLVIFSLRPSTDARFHPELARVRAEVIHIDRPSSARSFWQTFAEAAAEPRVAAAVPDHLGELMELGHDDAIQALTLARLALDHEVTHLHAHFASVSTTVARAASALTGIPYSFTTHAKDIFHEDVVLTDLARKTADADHVIAISDFNRRYLSRVLGPELADRIVVVRNGLEIDRFPYRPKRGVTGEVPSLLAVGRLVEKKGFAHLLNALARLRSEGATCRLDLVGTGPLEEELRTQSRTLGLDGLVAFHGALTQAEVRDMLTDHDLLVSPFVIGSDGNADGLPTVLLEGMATGIPCIAGAVTAVPEVIDHGRTGWLVDGSDEANIASTIAEVAAALSDDPTAIRAVTDAARDRVYRLHDSTVQAGQLGRLAAAAAERATDRATARVGDRAADRATVATDVATPPSESAATAIATAREMESVS; from the coding sequence ATGCTGTCTGAACAGACATCAACCAATTCGACACCGGCCACGCCGACTCCGCACCCACCGGCAACCCCGACCGCTCCGACGGAAAGACATCCCGGCCGCCGCGCCTACGTGCTCAAGATGTACCCGCGGTTCTCCGAGACCTTCATCGTCTCCGAGATCCTCGCCCGCGAAGCCGCCGGTGAAGACCTTGTGATCTTCTCCCTGCGCCCGAGCACGGATGCCCGCTTCCACCCCGAACTCGCCCGCGTCCGCGCCGAGGTCATCCACATCGACCGACCCTCGAGTGCCCGCAGCTTCTGGCAGACCTTCGCCGAGGCGGCAGCGGAACCGCGCGTGGCCGCGGCAGTGCCGGACCACCTCGGCGAGCTCATGGAACTCGGCCACGATGATGCGATCCAAGCTCTCACCCTCGCCCGGTTGGCCCTCGACCACGAGGTCACCCACCTGCACGCGCACTTCGCGTCGGTGTCGACGACCGTGGCCCGGGCCGCCTCGGCGCTGACAGGGATCCCGTACTCCTTCACCACGCATGCGAAGGACATCTTCCACGAGGATGTCGTGCTCACCGATCTGGCCCGCAAGACTGCGGACGCCGACCACGTCATCGCGATCAGCGATTTCAATCGCCGCTACCTGTCGCGGGTGCTAGGCCCTGAGCTGGCCGACCGGATCGTCGTCGTGCGCAACGGCCTCGAGATCGACCGCTTCCCCTACCGGCCCAAGCGGGGCGTGACGGGAGAGGTTCCCTCGCTGCTGGCCGTCGGCCGCCTCGTCGAGAAGAAGGGTTTCGCCCACCTCCTCAATGCGCTCGCCCGCCTGCGCAGCGAGGGCGCGACCTGCCGTCTGGACCTCGTGGGCACCGGCCCCCTCGAGGAGGAGCTGAGGACCCAGTCCCGCACGCTCGGACTCGACGGTCTCGTCGCCTTCCACGGAGCGCTGACCCAGGCCGAGGTCCGCGACATGCTCACCGACCACGACCTCCTCGTCTCCCCGTTCGTCATCGGCTCCGACGGCAACGCCGACGGACTGCCCACCGTGCTGCTCGAGGGCATGGCCACCGGAATTCCCTGCATCGCCGGGGCCGTCACCGCCGTGCCCGAGGTCATCGACCACGGCCGGACCGGGTGGCTCGTCGACGGCTCCGATGAGGCGAACATCGCCTCCACCATCGCCGAGGTGGCCGCCGCCCTCAGCGATGATCCGACCGCAATCCGTGCCGTCACCGATGCCGCCCGTGACCGGGTGTACCGGCTGCACGACTCGACCGTCCAGGCCGGGCAGCTCGGCCGACTGGCCGCCGCAGCCGCTGAGCGAGCGACCGACCGCGCCACAGCCCGCGTCGGCGACCGTGCCGCAGATCGGGCCACCGTTGCGACAGATGTCGCGACCCCACCGAGCGAGTCCGCGGCCACCGCCATCGCGACCGCCCGTGAAATGGAGTCAGTGTCATGA
- a CDS encoding VOC family protein — MTAYTGQKLLDALDSQGLSDWQGLPDCIGARFLTGDFATGLDLVAEIGSLAEAAGHHPDVTLTFPHVGIRLTSHDTGAVTERDLNLAGQISEAAASAGVKADPTIPTLLELGLDTANQDAIAPFWAALLTGEASNVSGPDVVDPSGQMPLLWFQDCEEHEVPHQRLHVDVSVPAAVAPERIKAAVDAGGTIVDESQAPSFTVLADADGNRACVCTLAARP; from the coding sequence ATGACTGCATATACCGGACAGAAGCTGCTCGACGCACTCGACTCCCAAGGGCTCAGTGACTGGCAGGGGCTGCCGGACTGCATCGGCGCCCGGTTCCTCACCGGCGACTTCGCCACCGGGCTTGATCTCGTGGCTGAGATCGGGTCCCTCGCCGAGGCGGCCGGCCACCATCCCGATGTCACGCTCACTTTCCCTCACGTCGGCATCCGCCTGACCAGCCACGACACCGGTGCGGTGACCGAACGCGACCTCAACCTCGCCGGGCAGATCAGCGAGGCGGCCGCCTCGGCGGGGGTGAAGGCGGACCCGACCATCCCGACACTGCTCGAACTCGGCCTCGACACCGCGAACCAGGACGCCATCGCCCCGTTCTGGGCGGCGCTCCTGACCGGGGAAGCGAGCAACGTCTCCGGACCCGACGTCGTCGACCCCTCCGGTCAGATGCCGCTTCTGTGGTTCCAGGACTGCGAGGAACACGAGGTTCCGCACCAGCGTCTGCACGTCGATGTCTCCGTACCCGCGGCGGTCGCGCCGGAGCGGATCAAGGCCGCGGTCGACGCCGGAGGCACGATCGTCGACGAGTCCCAGGCGCCGTCATTCACCGTCCTCGCCGACGCCGACGGCAATCGCGCCTGCGTGTGCACGCTGGCCGCACGCCCGTAA
- a CDS encoding glycosyltransferase family 4 protein translates to MRIAYVLLDPGIGVFGTKGASVHVQEVVRTFRTLGHEVSVFCTRTDDDVPADLADLDVTRLEVPRGLDRSQREIALLRLSDMLADLVTDTVAASGQGFDLVYERYSLFSTAGARISQRLDVPLVMEVNAPLLEEQRTHRGLVHAEHAARATAASFAGAERIVCVSELVADWVRTDYPGLDDVSVVPNGVNTERITPRSDHGRLGGQGNGAPSGRAILEDRLGAGPPSSHGPVRIGFVGTLKPWHGTGRLIAACAGLVGDFSVDIVGHGPESEALEHQVRMLGLGGRVRFHGALAPEAVPEALREFDIAVAPYPAGENYFSPLKVYEYLAAGLPVVASRVGAIPGVLAGTGAAILTDPADSADLTRALQRLIDDAELRATMGACARAEALTNHSWMRRCQQILAPVTGTDGDTAAGETGAGPIAEGTSGSGRRPASAVIS, encoded by the coding sequence ATGAGAATCGCCTATGTCCTTCTCGACCCCGGCATCGGGGTCTTCGGCACCAAAGGTGCCAGCGTCCACGTCCAGGAAGTCGTGCGCACCTTCCGAACACTCGGCCATGAGGTCAGCGTCTTCTGCACCCGCACCGATGACGACGTGCCCGCCGACCTCGCCGACCTCGATGTCACCCGACTCGAGGTGCCGCGCGGACTCGACCGCTCCCAGCGTGAGATCGCTCTGCTGCGGCTGTCCGATATGCTCGCCGACCTGGTCACCGACACGGTGGCCGCCTCGGGGCAAGGGTTCGACCTCGTCTACGAACGGTATTCGCTGTTCTCCACCGCCGGTGCCCGGATCAGTCAGCGCCTCGATGTGCCGCTGGTCATGGAGGTCAATGCGCCCCTGCTGGAGGAGCAGCGGACACACCGTGGACTCGTTCACGCGGAACATGCTGCCCGTGCCACGGCGGCAAGCTTCGCCGGCGCCGAACGCATCGTGTGCGTGAGCGAACTCGTCGCCGACTGGGTCCGCACCGACTATCCCGGCCTCGACGACGTCAGCGTCGTCCCGAACGGAGTGAACACGGAACGGATCACTCCACGGTCAGATCACGGCCGCCTCGGCGGGCAAGGGAATGGAGCCCCCAGCGGTCGCGCGATACTGGAGGACCGCCTCGGTGCGGGACCTCCGAGTTCTCACGGTCCGGTGCGGATCGGGTTCGTCGGCACGCTCAAACCCTGGCACGGCACGGGCCGGCTCATCGCCGCCTGCGCCGGACTGGTTGGGGACTTCAGCGTCGACATCGTCGGCCACGGCCCCGAATCCGAGGCCCTGGAGCACCAGGTGCGCATGCTCGGGTTGGGTGGGCGTGTGCGCTTCCACGGTGCTCTGGCGCCCGAAGCCGTGCCGGAGGCGCTGCGCGAATTCGACATCGCTGTGGCCCCGTACCCGGCGGGGGAGAACTACTTCTCACCGTTGAAGGTCTACGAATACCTGGCCGCCGGACTGCCCGTCGTTGCATCGAGGGTCGGCGCGATCCCCGGCGTGCTCGCAGGAACCGGGGCCGCAATCCTCACCGATCCGGCCGACTCCGCAGATCTCACCCGCGCCCTGCAGAGACTCATCGATGACGCCGAACTGCGCGCGACGATGGGAGCATGCGCCCGGGCCGAGGCACTGACCAACCACTCCTGGATGCGTCGGTGCCAACAGATCCTCGCACCGGTGACCGGAACTGACGGCGACACAGCCGCCGGCGAAACCGGTGCCGGTCCCATCGCCGAGGGAACGTCCGGATCGGGACGGCGCCCCGCCTCGGCGGTGATCTCATGA
- a CDS encoding GntR family transcriptional regulator yields the protein MTKFHAIRDQLLDRLEDMAAGEQFPPERQLAETLGISRMTLRRAIDELVAKGMVRRRHGTGVFALGPKLDQPLAASSFTEDMLARGMRPGSHILSFDVAEAGAHIARRLHISEGDDVIAILRMRLADDEPIALEELHVPSALVPGLSPGDLEDQSFYDLLRRNFGISLNHSVQTIEPTLLDAGEAHHLGVEELSPALLFERISRGADDRPFEFVRSVYRGDRYKVRTELTVPAPAASGAAPTGTAPATVTDHTGGTQP from the coding sequence GTGACGAAATTCCATGCCATCCGCGACCAGCTCCTCGACCGCCTCGAGGACATGGCCGCCGGTGAGCAGTTCCCGCCGGAACGCCAGCTCGCCGAGACGCTCGGCATCTCGCGGATGACCCTGCGCCGCGCCATCGACGAACTCGTCGCCAAGGGCATGGTCCGCAGGCGACACGGCACGGGCGTCTTCGCGCTTGGGCCGAAACTCGACCAACCGCTGGCCGCGAGCTCTTTCACCGAGGATATGCTCGCCCGCGGAATGCGTCCCGGATCCCATATCCTCAGCTTCGACGTCGCCGAGGCGGGCGCGCACATCGCTCGTCGACTCCACATCTCCGAAGGCGATGACGTCATCGCGATCCTGCGCATGCGCCTGGCCGATGACGAACCGATCGCTCTCGAGGAACTCCACGTCCCCTCGGCTCTCGTCCCGGGTCTGAGCCCAGGCGACCTCGAGGACCAGTCCTTCTACGATCTGCTGCGCCGGAACTTCGGCATTAGCCTCAACCACAGCGTGCAGACGATCGAGCCCACCCTCCTCGACGCCGGCGAAGCTCACCACCTCGGCGTCGAAGAACTCTCACCTGCCCTGCTGTTCGAACGCATCTCCCGCGGTGCCGATGACCGCCCCTTCGAGTTCGTTCGCTCGGTCTACCGCGGCGACCGCTACAAAGTCCGCACCGAACTCACCGTCCCCGCTCCGGCCGCATCCGGGGCCGCCCCCACCGGCACCGCTCCCGCCACCGTCACCGACCACACAGGAGGAACGCAGCCATGA
- a CDS encoding anhydro-N-acetylmuramic acid kinase, producing MIIAGLMTGTSADGLDLVIAEFMPDPISDTEPTPSFDLVGADPTTLTVRILAERETPFDDQLSADILRLLEPADLPLSLVSSVDARLGRFCADALSELCADHDLTPDLVVSHGQTVRHDITDGQVTSTLQLGQPAFIAERLGVPVLSDVRSRDVAAGGQGAPLVGLLDCLLLSEAEAPTAVLNLGGIANITVITPGQDPIAFDTGPANALIDILARRITDGRQSYDRDGALAAAGTVDADLLTELLTEPFYARPAPKSTGKELFHAAYLDSYLESHPHLGEHDQIATVTELTARTIAEAVREHDATTVIASGGGTRNPELMRRLGEELDEGIVLTSTDEAFGLPEGSKEALLMALIGWLSWHGLDGTQPSLTGAIGPRIAGRFTPGEGPLRLPEPLHRRPTRLRLAD from the coding sequence ATGATCATCGCCGGACTCATGACCGGAACCTCCGCCGACGGCCTCGACCTCGTCATCGCCGAGTTCATGCCCGACCCCATCAGCGACACGGAACCCACCCCCAGCTTCGACCTCGTCGGCGCGGACCCCACCACCCTGACCGTGCGGATCCTCGCCGAACGCGAAACCCCATTCGACGACCAGCTCTCCGCCGACATCCTTCGCCTCCTCGAACCGGCAGATCTGCCGTTGTCACTGGTCAGCAGCGTCGACGCCCGGCTCGGCCGATTCTGCGCCGACGCCCTGTCCGAACTCTGCGCCGACCACGACTTGACCCCTGACCTCGTCGTCTCCCACGGACAGACCGTCCGCCACGACATCACCGACGGCCAGGTCACTTCGACCCTCCAGCTGGGACAGCCGGCTTTCATAGCAGAACGACTCGGTGTTCCCGTGCTCTCCGATGTCCGCTCCCGCGATGTCGCTGCAGGGGGACAGGGCGCACCACTCGTCGGGCTGCTCGACTGCCTCCTGCTCTCCGAGGCCGAGGCTCCGACCGCGGTGCTCAACCTCGGCGGAATCGCGAACATCACCGTCATCACTCCCGGCCAGGACCCGATCGCCTTCGATACGGGCCCGGCCAACGCCCTCATCGATATTCTCGCCCGCCGCATCACCGACGGCCGGCAGAGCTATGACCGCGACGGCGCGCTCGCCGCTGCAGGCACCGTCGACGCGGACCTGCTCACCGAGCTCCTCACCGAACCCTTCTACGCACGGCCCGCCCCGAAATCGACGGGCAAGGAACTCTTCCACGCCGCCTATCTCGACTCGTACCTCGAATCCCACCCCCACCTCGGCGAGCATGATCAGATCGCCACGGTCACCGAGCTGACCGCGCGCACCATCGCCGAGGCGGTCCGCGAGCACGATGCCACCACCGTCATCGCCTCGGGAGGTGGGACGAGGAACCCGGAGCTGATGCGCCGCCTCGGCGAGGAATTGGATGAGGGCATCGTTCTCACCAGCACGGATGAGGCTTTCGGTCTGCCGGAAGGCAGCAAGGAAGCGCTCCTCATGGCGCTCATCGGGTGGCTGAGCTGGCACGGACTCGACGGCACGCAGCCCAGTCTGACCGGGGCGATCGGACCGCGCATCGCGGGCCGGTTCACTCCCGGCGAGGGACCGCTCCGTCTGCCCGAACCCCTCCACCGACGACCCACCCGACTGAGACTGGCCGACTGA